In Prosthecobacter sp. SYSU 5D2, the following proteins share a genomic window:
- a CDS encoding ABC transporter ATP-binding protein — MSEPIISLRDIRKSYQMGDVLSHVLQGVSFDIHPGEYVCIMGPSGCGKSTLLNVLGCLDQPTSGDYFLGGENVATLNDDDLSAARNRNLGFIFQSYNLIQQLTVVENISVPMYYGGADDAHMRQVAEKLATQVGLGHRLYHKPNELSGGQQQRVAIARALSNSPLMILADEATGNLDSKSGQEILALFDELNQQGKTLVFVTHDERMVERCTRIIRLRDGVVEKDERGAKAR, encoded by the coding sequence ATGTCTGAGCCGATCATCAGCCTGCGGGACATCCGCAAGTCTTACCAGATGGGCGATGTCCTGAGCCACGTGCTCCAGGGGGTGTCCTTTGACATCCACCCCGGTGAGTACGTCTGCATCATGGGGCCCTCCGGCTGTGGCAAGTCCACCCTGCTCAATGTCCTCGGCTGCCTGGACCAGCCCACCAGCGGAGATTACTTCCTGGGCGGGGAGAATGTGGCCACACTCAATGATGATGACCTCTCCGCCGCGCGGAACCGGAACCTCGGGTTCATCTTCCAGAGCTACAACCTCATCCAGCAGCTCACCGTGGTGGAGAATATCTCCGTCCCCATGTACTATGGAGGTGCCGATGATGCGCACATGCGCCAGGTGGCCGAAAAGCTGGCCACCCAGGTGGGCCTGGGCCACCGCCTTTATCACAAGCCTAATGAGCTGTCCGGCGGCCAGCAGCAGCGTGTGGCCATCGCCCGCGCCCTGTCCAATAGCCCGCTGATGATCCTGGCCGATGAGGCCACCGGAAACCTGGATTCCAAGTCCGGCCAGGAGATCCTGGCCCTCTTTGACGAACTGAACCAGCAGGGGAAAACCCTCGTCTTCGTCACCCATGACGAGCGCATGGTGGAGCGTTGCACCCGCATCATCCGCCTGCGCGACGGCGTCGTCGAAAAAGACGAGCGGGGAGCGAAGGCACGGTAA
- a CDS encoding ThuA domain-containing protein yields MKAIFLPLLALGAIAAFAFAADPASAPPLKVLMITGGCCHDYENQKMILAEGLSARANVEFTIVHEEGPAGKKDKTHKISIYEKEDWAKGYDVILHNECFGGITDDAFVNRIAKAHHDGVPAVMLHCSTHSYRAATTDEWRKCIGQTSMSHEKNRDLLVKNVAPEHPVMKGFPMEWNNPKDELYKNDKLWENFVPLAKAFGEDTQKDHFLVWVNTYGKGKVFGTTMGHGNDTMSSPVFLDLVARGLLWSADKLTDEGKPAAGYESKQK; encoded by the coding sequence ATGAAAGCCATCTTCCTCCCGCTTCTCGCCCTCGGTGCCATTGCCGCCTTTGCCTTCGCTGCCGATCCCGCTTCCGCACCGCCGCTGAAGGTCCTCATGATCACCGGCGGCTGCTGCCACGATTACGAGAACCAGAAGATGATCCTGGCGGAAGGCCTCAGCGCCCGTGCCAATGTGGAATTCACCATCGTCCATGAAGAAGGACCGGCTGGCAAAAAGGACAAGACCCACAAGATCAGCATTTATGAAAAGGAAGACTGGGCCAAAGGCTACGATGTGATCCTTCACAACGAATGCTTCGGCGGCATCACTGATGACGCCTTTGTCAACCGCATCGCCAAGGCCCATCATGACGGCGTGCCTGCCGTGATGCTGCACTGCTCCACCCACAGCTATCGCGCCGCCACCACGGATGAATGGCGCAAGTGCATCGGCCAGACGTCCATGAGCCACGAAAAGAACCGTGACCTTCTGGTCAAAAACGTCGCCCCAGAGCATCCCGTCATGAAGGGCTTCCCCATGGAGTGGAACAACCCCAAGGATGAGCTTTATAAGAACGACAAGCTCTGGGAAAACTTCGTCCCCCTGGCCAAGGCCTTCGGTGAAGACACCCAAAAGGACCACTTCCTCGTCTGGGTGAACACATACGGAAAAGGCAAGGTCTTCGGCACCACCATGGGCCATGGCAACGATACCATGAGCTCCCCCGTCTTCCTGGACCTCGTCGCCCGCGGTCTCCTCTGGTCGGCTGACAAGCTCACCGACGAAGGCAAGCCTGCCGCCGGTTACGAGTCCAAGCAGAAGTAA
- a CDS encoding class I SAM-dependent methyltransferase, translating to MKLHYHLIAQIISSLRDVFVDRRYADKVVEYAFKRHPKWGSRDRKLFAEAVYEIVRHWRWYWYLAGQPDAEHTQREAITPERLWHVWAAYWIMAENDLPFFDEVGAVRRGYIIERSKAEVPEAIRASIPDWMDARLSRELGAAWPAIRETLNTPASVYLRVNTLKTERRSLKTRLAQEGFITDGLKDIPTVLHLRQRYNVFGMAAFKEGLFEVQDASSQRVAPFLQVEPGMKVVDACAGAGGKTLHIAALMQNKGKIIALDVHDWKLAELRKRAARAGVDVAETRVIEGTKTLKRLAGYADRLLLDVPCSGLGVLRRNPDAKWKLSNEEIDRLIIEQQDILTRYSALVKPGGKMVYATCSILPGENEDQVQKFLSTHGDQWTLEEEMKINPAETGHDGFYAARLLRKKEEPAAPAAAAAATAETVPAIVEKAVLPPAGPALEEPTAPPPASTAEEA from the coding sequence GTGAAACTGCACTACCACCTCATCGCCCAGATCATCAGCTCCCTGCGGGACGTCTTTGTGGACCGTCGTTATGCCGACAAGGTGGTGGAGTATGCCTTCAAACGCCACCCGAAGTGGGGCAGCCGGGACCGCAAGCTCTTCGCCGAGGCGGTTTATGAAATCGTCCGCCACTGGCGCTGGTACTGGTATCTGGCTGGCCAGCCGGATGCCGAGCACACCCAGCGGGAGGCCATCACCCCGGAGCGGCTCTGGCACGTCTGGGCCGCCTACTGGATCATGGCCGAAAACGACCTGCCCTTCTTCGATGAAGTGGGCGCCGTCCGGCGCGGTTACATCATCGAGCGCTCCAAAGCCGAAGTGCCTGAGGCCATCCGCGCCTCCATTCCCGACTGGATGGATGCGCGCCTGAGCCGCGAACTGGGTGCCGCCTGGCCCGCCATTCGCGAAACCCTCAATACCCCCGCCTCTGTGTATCTGCGGGTAAATACGCTCAAGACCGAGCGCCGCAGCCTCAAGACCCGCCTCGCCCAGGAAGGTTTCATCACGGACGGTCTCAAGGACATCCCCACCGTCCTGCATCTGCGCCAGCGGTACAATGTCTTTGGCATGGCCGCATTTAAAGAAGGACTCTTTGAAGTCCAGGACGCCTCCTCCCAGCGCGTGGCTCCTTTCCTTCAGGTCGAGCCTGGGATGAAGGTGGTGGATGCCTGTGCCGGGGCCGGTGGCAAGACGCTTCATATCGCCGCGCTCATGCAGAACAAGGGCAAGATCATCGCCCTGGACGTGCATGACTGGAAACTGGCCGAGCTACGCAAACGCGCCGCCCGCGCCGGTGTGGACGTGGCCGAGACCCGGGTCATCGAAGGCACCAAGACCCTCAAGCGCCTCGCTGGATATGCCGACCGCCTTTTGCTGGACGTGCCCTGCTCCGGCCTGGGCGTCCTGCGCCGCAATCCTGATGCGAAATGGAAACTCAGTAACGAGGAGATTGATCGCCTCATTATCGAGCAGCAGGACATCCTCACCCGCTACAGCGCATTGGTGAAGCCAGGCGGCAAAATGGTCTATGCCACCTGCTCCATTCTCCCGGGTGAAAATGAAGACCAGGTGCAAAAGTTCCTCTCCACCCATGGCGACCAATGGACGCTGGAGGAAGAGATGAAAATCAACCCCGCCGAAACGGGCCACGACGGTTTCTACGCCGCCCGCCTCCTTCGCAAGAAAGAGGAGCCTGCCGCCCCTGCAGCAGCAGCCGCCGCCACCGCTGAAACGGTCCCCGCGATTGTCGAGAAAGCAGTCCTGCCGCCCGCAGGCCCGGCCTTGGAGGAGCCCACCGCACCACCGCCAGCCTCTACTGCGGAAGAAGCTTGA